Below is a window of Longimicrobium sp. DNA.
AGCACCATCCCGCGCTCGATCTCGTCCTTGGCCACGCCGCGCAGCAGCAGCCCCACGTTGTCGCCCGCCTGCCCCTCGTCGAGGAGCTTGCGGAACATCTCCACCCCGGTCACCGTGGTGCTCTTCTCCGAGTTCATCCCCACCAGCTCCACCGTCTCCCCCACCTTGATGATCCCGCGCTCGATGCGGCCCGTGGCCACCGTGCCGCGCCCGGTGATCGAGAACACGTCCTCGACCGGCATCAGGAACGGCTTGTCGACCTCGCGCTTCGGCTGCGGAATGTAGGAGTCCAGGGCGTCCATCAGCTCGCCGATCTTCGCCCCGTACTCGCTATTGGGGTCCATCGACTCCAACGCGCGCAGCGCCGACCCCTTGATGATCGG
It encodes the following:
- a CDS encoding EF-Tu/IF-2/RF-3 family GTPase; the protein is PIIKGSALRALESMDPNSEYGAKIGELMDALDSYIPQPKREVDKPFLMPVEDVFSITGRGTVATGRIERGIIKVGETVELVGMNSEKSTTVTGVEMFRKLLDEGQAGDNVGLLLRGVAKDEIERGMVLAKPKSITPHTRFKAEVYVLTKEEGGRHTPFFNGYRPQFYFRTTDVTGSATLPEGVEMVMPGDNVQMVVELITPIAMEKELRFAIREGGRTVGAGVVTEIVE